The Chitinophaga niabensis genomic interval TGTGCATGGCACAACTCAGGGAAATGGCTGCCGGGGAGGAACCCATTTGCGCCACAGTATGTTGAATGGTACTGATAATCGCTGCCAGTACGGCCTGCGGGTCCTGCTCACTGAAACCGGGTTGCGGATGCATTGTTGGATAAGCCTGCCTGTGTGAAGCAGAGATCTGGCCGTTGGGATGTACGGCAACTGCTTTGGCGCTTCCTGTGCCAATGTCTACTCCCAGGATATAAGGTATGTTAGTCGTCATAGAATAGAAGCCGAAAGTAAAAAACACTTTTCATTTCCGCATTTAATTTATAGATTTAAAGCCTTACAGGTCAAATCTTTCATAAAACAATCCACGTTCCTAATGGCATTTGAGATAAAAAAACAGGCCAAGGTGTATGACGTTTGCATCGTAGGCTCCGGAGCCGGTGGCGGTATGGCAGCAAAAGTGCTATCTGAAGCTGGCTTAAAGGTAGCGCTTCTGGAAGCGGGACCCAAATATGATCCGGCAGATCCGAAACAACAAACCCAGCTAAAGTGGCCTTATGAATCTCCCCGCCGTGGTGCTAATACCACACGGCCTTTCGGAGATTTTGACGCCGCTTATGGCGGATGGGAAATTAACGGAGAACCTTACACGCAAAAGAACGGTACCAAATTCGACTGGTTCCGGTCCCGTATGCTGGGAGGCCGTACAAATCACTGGGGACGCATCTCTCTTCGTTTCGGACCCAATGATTTTAAACATGCCAGTATTGACGGGCATGGAGACGATTGGCCAATTGGTTATGATGATGTGAAACCTTTTTACGACCGGGTAGATAAACTGATCGGCGTATTTGGTTCCAAAGAAGGTATCCATAATGAGCCGGACGGATTTTTCCTCCCTCCTCCCAAACCCCGTCTGCATGAGCTGATGGTGAAAAAGGCGGGTGATAAACTGAAGATCCCCGTGATCCATTCCCGGATGTCTATGCTAACAAGGCCCGTGAATAAAGAACGCGGCAGTTGTTTCTTTTGCGGTCAATGTGGTCGCGGATGTAGTGTGTATGCAGATTTCTCCTCTTCTACCTGCCTTGTTAAACCGGCATTGAAGATCGGAACAATGGAACTCTTTACAGATGCCATGGTGCGGGAAGTATTAACAGATGCTTCAGGCAAGGCAACGGGCGTTTCTTATATTGACAGGAATACCCTGGAGGAACATCAGCTCACAGCCCGCGTGGTGGTATTAGCTGCCAGCGCCTGTGAATCTGCGCGTTTGCTGCTTAATTCAAAATCTCCCATGCATCCTAACGGGCTGGCTAATTCCAGCGGCGTGGTGGGTAAATATCTACATGATTCTACCGGCGCATCCAGATCCGCTTTCCTTCCTGCATTGATGAACCGTAAACGGTATAATGAAGATGGCGTTGGCGGCATGCATATGTATGTTCCCTGGTGGCTGGATAATAAAAAGCTGGATTTTGCACGGGGGTATCATATTGAAATGGGAGGCGGCATGAGCATGCCCGGTTATGGATTTGGTTTCGGGGTTGAAAGCGTGCATGTAAAAGAGGCCGGCAGGTCATTAAGGAATGCCGGGGGATATGGCGCTGCACTGAAAGATGACTATCGCCGTTACTATGGTGCCAGTATTGGTTTTGCAGGAAGAGGGGAAGCTATTCCGCGGATAGATAATTACTGCGAGATAGACCCGAACGTAGTGGATAAATTCGGTATTCCCGTATTACGCTTTAATTATACCTGGAGTGAACATGAGATCAAACAGGCCAAACACATGCAGGATACTTTCGAGCAGCTCTTCCATGAAATGGGCGCTATTCCGAATGGAACAAAGGCAGGGCCTGAAACCATGTACGGACTGGAAAACCCGGGCCGCATTATTCACGAAGTAGGTACTACACGTATGGGAAATGATCCGAAAACCTCTGTGCTGAACAAGTTCAACCAGGCGCATGATGTGAAGAACCTGTTTGTGGTAGATGGTGGCGCCTTTGTTTCGCAGGCAGATAAAAATCCTACCTGGACGATCCTCGCATTGTCTATGCGTGCATCAGAATACATCGTAGATGAATTGAAAAAACAAAATCTCTAATTATCATGGATAGAAGAGAATCGCTCAAAGCCTTGATGATAGGCACTTTGTCCTCCGGCGTGATCCTGAGCGCCTGTGATCCTAAACCGAAAGAAGAAGCGAAAGCAGGTGCGGGTGTGTTGAAAGATTATGGCCGTCAACCAGAAGAGGTGTTGCGGGATAATGCACTGCTGGCTGAAAAGTTCTTTACGGATGCAGAGATGAAAACGATCGCTGTATTGGTGGATATCATCATCCCGAAAGATGAACATTCCGGCAGTGCTACGGATGCTAAAGTGCCGGATTTCATTGAGTTCATTGTAAAAGATCAGCCAAAATTCCAGACGCCCATACGTGGAGGTTTGCGCTGGCTGGATATGCATTGCCTGAAAAAGCATAATAAATCATTCACGGAACTTGCTGCTGCAGAGCAACTGGGGGTGGTGGATGAGATTGCATTCCCTGAAAGGGCCACGCCTTTTGTAAGTCAGGGTGTAGCCTTTTTTAGTACGATACGGAATCTGACGGCTACCGGCTTCTTTACCAGCAAAATGGGGTTGGAAGATCTTGGCTACAAAGGAAATCAGCCTAATGAGTGGGATGGTGTACCCGAAGATGTGTTGCAGCAATATGGATTGGCGTATGATGAAAAGATGCTGGCCGTTTGTTTGAAGAAAGAAGACAGGGGGAAGATAATGACCTGGGAGGCTTAATATCATTACTATCGCATTATGCAAAGAGGGTGTTTCATTTTCCCGAAACACCCTCTTTGCATTTTATGTATTTGCTCTGAAAACCCTGTTCAACCAGCGCAACATCACAAATATGATCCCCGCTGAAAAGATCAGTAACACAAAGTTCACGAGGAAGTAATTCGCTTTATTCTCATAAAGGTCCCATGTGGCAGCTAATACCCCAGACAGTTTATTCCCCATAGAAGTAGCCAGGAACCAACCTCCCATCATCAGGGAAGTAAGCCTTGGCGGGCTGAGTTTCGATACTAATGAAAGACCCATCGGGCTTAATAATAATTCTCCCGCAGTAATTACACCATAACATCCGAAGAGCCACCAGAAAGAAGCTTTCTCCTGTCCGTTGCCACAAGCCATCACGGCGCCTACCATCATAAAGGTAGATAAGGAGGAAATAACAAGGCCCCACGCAATCTTAGTAGGTGTGGAAGGTTCTTTCTTTCGTTTTCTGAGAAAGGCAAAGAAAGCTACCACCAGTGGCGTGAGAATGATCACGAAGAATGGGTTCACTGATTGGAACTGTTCTGTATTGATGAGGTTGATGCTTTCTCCTTCCGGCGGCATTTTTTCCGGCGCTACATTTTTCAGGTATACGGGTTTACCCAGTTCTTTTACCGGTTGGCCTTTTTCATTTTTGATCACGCGGAATTCATGGTCGTAGGCCACAACAGAATCCTGTTTATTGGTCACAGTTTCAGAGAGCATGAGCGTTTTTGCCGGAGCTACCAATGCAGCCGGCATTTCCCTGTCCGTATAATATTGAGCCCAGGTAGTGAGGGCCGTACCGTTCTGCTTGAACACAGCCCAGAATAAAATAGATACCGCGAAAATAGCCAGCAGGGCTTTTACCGGTTGTTTATCTGTAGCCCCAGCTTTGCGCAGCAGGTTAGCAAAGAAATACACGATGGGCAGGCAGGCGAAAATGAATGCGTCCGTAGAATCCGTACCGAAGATGTTTCCCGGAATGAACCATCCAATGGCACCCACCACCAGTACAGGAATGAATACCTGCGCAAAGATACTGTTCAGGCTCATGTCTCCGGGTTGTTCCGGTTTACGCACATCCGCATGCCGGTAATGTTTAAGGCCGATCACAAAAATGATCACACCAATGAACATACCTATGCCGGCAGCAATGAAGGCAGCACCCCATCCTATAGTATTCCTCAGGTAGGCAGCAATGAACGTACAGGTAAAAGCACCGAGGTTAATACCCATGTAAAAGATATTGTACCCGGTATCTTTCAGCTCTTTGTAACGTTCATCATTATATACATTCCCTAAGAGGGTGGAAATATTGGGTTTGAAGAAACCGTTACCTATACAAATAAGGGCCAGGGAAGCATAAAAAACGGTGAGGTTGTGTACGGCGAGGCCGCAATAACCGATACCCATGAGGATGCCTCCCCAGATAATGGATTGGATATACCCTATTTTCCGGTCTGCCAGCAGGCCTCCCACAAAGGGAGTGAGGTAAACGAAAGCGATAAAAGTACCGAAGATATCTACCGCTGTTTTGCGGTCCATAGCCCATCCGCCGGTTTCAGCATCAGTGAGGTACATTTGTAAAATGGCCAGGAGCAGGTAAAAGCCGAACCTTTCCCACATTTCGGAAAAGAATAAGAACGGCAGCGCTGCCGGATGCTTGCGGGTAGAACTCATTTTAGCAGGTTGTTTTGATGGCGCTAAAAATAACAACAAATACCCATAGCGGCCAAATTTAATGATGGCTTAACGAGGCTATTTATTAACTTGTATGCCTTGCGGGAAGGGCTTCTTCCTCAAACCCTGTATAAAAACGATTTAGCAAAGGAACCGCCCATAGATTTTATTGGAAATTCTAAACTTTTTTCTATTATATTGAACGAAAATTTATCAAATCATGGTTACGGAAAAGAATAACAAAGGAAACCAGATTTCACGTAGATCATTTCTAACGGGCACCGCAACAGCTGCCGCAGGATTTATGATCGTTCCACGTCACGTATTAGGAGGTAAAGGGTACACAGCGCCAAGCGATAAGTTAAGGGTAGCAGGGATTGGAGTTGGCGGTAAAGGAGAAAGCGATATTGCTGAGTTCGCAAAAGGACCGGCAGATATTACCGTTCTGTGTGACGTGCACGACAGTCGTGCTGCAAATTCTGTAAAGCGTTTCCCTAAAGCGAAGTTTTACAAGGACTACCGCGAAATGCTGGACAAAGAACACAAGAACATTGATGCCGTTTCTGTATCCACACCGGACCACAGTCACGCCATCCAGGCAATGGCCGCTATGCAGCTGGGCAAACACGTATACGTGCAAAAGCCCCTGACGCATGATATTTACGAAGCGCGCATGCTCACAGAAGCTGCGAAGAAATATAAGGTAGTGACCCAAATGGGCAACCAGGGTGCTTCCGGCGATGGTGTTCGCCAACTGATGGAATGGTATAATGCCGGCCTTATTGGTGATGTGAAGGAAGTATATTGCTGGACCAACCGTCCTGTTTGGCCACAAGGTATTCCCTGGCCTACAACACCGGCTCCGGTTCCTTCAGACCTGGATTGGGACCTTTGGTTAGGTACCGCTCCCAAAAAGGATTATGTAAATAAACTGGTTCCTTTCAACTGGCGTGGCTGGTGGGATTACGGTACCGGTGCCCTGGGAGACATGGGTTGCCATATCGTGGAACCTCCTTTCCGTGTACTGGACCTGGGTTATCCTGAATCTGCAGAAGCCAGTGTAGGTAGCGTATATGTTGACGAGTTCAAACAAGGTTACTTCCCTGACAGTTGCCCTCCTTCTTCTCATTGCATCCTGAACTTTAAAGGCAAAAAAGGCAAACCGGATGTGAAACTGCATTGGATGGACGGTGGTATTCAACCTGCACGCCCTGAAGAGCTGGGACCAAATGAAAGAATGGGTGATGGTGGTAACGGGGCGATCTTTATTGGTACGAAAGGTAAGATGATGTGCGGTACTTACGGTATCT includes:
- a CDS encoding GMC family oxidoreductase — translated: MAFEIKKQAKVYDVCIVGSGAGGGMAAKVLSEAGLKVALLEAGPKYDPADPKQQTQLKWPYESPRRGANTTRPFGDFDAAYGGWEINGEPYTQKNGTKFDWFRSRMLGGRTNHWGRISLRFGPNDFKHASIDGHGDDWPIGYDDVKPFYDRVDKLIGVFGSKEGIHNEPDGFFLPPPKPRLHELMVKKAGDKLKIPVIHSRMSMLTRPVNKERGSCFFCGQCGRGCSVYADFSSSTCLVKPALKIGTMELFTDAMVREVLTDASGKATGVSYIDRNTLEEHQLTARVVVLAASACESARLLLNSKSPMHPNGLANSSGVVGKYLHDSTGASRSAFLPALMNRKRYNEDGVGGMHMYVPWWLDNKKLDFARGYHIEMGGGMSMPGYGFGFGVESVHVKEAGRSLRNAGGYGAALKDDYRRYYGASIGFAGRGEAIPRIDNYCEIDPNVVDKFGIPVLRFNYTWSEHEIKQAKHMQDTFEQLFHEMGAIPNGTKAGPETMYGLENPGRIIHEVGTTRMGNDPKTSVLNKFNQAHDVKNLFVVDGGAFVSQADKNPTWTILALSMRASEYIVDELKKQNL
- a CDS encoding gluconate 2-dehydrogenase subunit 3 family protein encodes the protein MDRRESLKALMIGTLSSGVILSACDPKPKEEAKAGAGVLKDYGRQPEEVLRDNALLAEKFFTDAEMKTIAVLVDIIIPKDEHSGSATDAKVPDFIEFIVKDQPKFQTPIRGGLRWLDMHCLKKHNKSFTELAAAEQLGVVDEIAFPERATPFVSQGVAFFSTIRNLTATGFFTSKMGLEDLGYKGNQPNEWDGVPEDVLQQYGLAYDEKMLAVCLKKEDRGKIMTWEA
- a CDS encoding peptide MFS transporter translates to MSSTRKHPAALPFLFFSEMWERFGFYLLLAILQMYLTDAETGGWAMDRKTAVDIFGTFIAFVYLTPFVGGLLADRKIGYIQSIIWGGILMGIGYCGLAVHNLTVFYASLALICIGNGFFKPNISTLLGNVYNDERYKELKDTGYNIFYMGINLGAFTCTFIAAYLRNTIGWGAAFIAAGIGMFIGVIIFVIGLKHYRHADVRKPEQPGDMSLNSIFAQVFIPVLVVGAIGWFIPGNIFGTDSTDAFIFACLPIVYFFANLLRKAGATDKQPVKALLAIFAVSILFWAVFKQNGTALTTWAQYYTDREMPAALVAPAKTLMLSETVTNKQDSVVAYDHEFRVIKNEKGQPVKELGKPVYLKNVAPEKMPPEGESINLINTEQFQSVNPFFVIILTPLVVAFFAFLRKRKKEPSTPTKIAWGLVISSLSTFMMVGAVMACGNGQEKASFWWLFGCYGVITAGELLLSPMGLSLVSKLSPPRLTSLMMGGWFLATSMGNKLSGVLAATWDLYENKANYFLVNFVLLIFSAGIIFVMLRWLNRVFRANT
- a CDS encoding Gfo/Idh/MocA family protein, encoding MVTEKNNKGNQISRRSFLTGTATAAAGFMIVPRHVLGGKGYTAPSDKLRVAGIGVGGKGESDIAEFAKGPADITVLCDVHDSRAANSVKRFPKAKFYKDYREMLDKEHKNIDAVSVSTPDHSHAIQAMAAMQLGKHVYVQKPLTHDIYEARMLTEAAKKYKVVTQMGNQGASGDGVRQLMEWYNAGLIGDVKEVYCWTNRPVWPQGIPWPTTPAPVPSDLDWDLWLGTAPKKDYVNKLVPFNWRGWWDYGTGALGDMGCHIVEPPFRVLDLGYPESAEASVGSVYVDEFKQGYFPDSCPPSSHCILNFKGKKGKPDVKLHWMDGGIQPARPEELGPNERMGDGGNGAIFIGTKGKMMCGTYGISPTLLPTTRNKEVNVKQTIARVPEGHYVQWVNAAIAGYGKKEVSSPFEIAGPLTETLLMGNLAIRSYDVRKPKANGNGFDYPGRYIKLLWDGPNMKITNFDDANQFVKRTYREGWKLGS